In Edaphobacter dinghuensis, a genomic segment contains:
- the rpmG gene encoding 50S ribosomal protein L33: MREIITLQCPECKNRNYSTTKNKKTTTGRLEFSKFCNTCRKHTDHKETK; this comes from the coding sequence ATGCGCGAAATTATCACATTGCAATGCCCCGAGTGCAAGAACAGGAATTACTCGACGACGAAGAACAAGAAGACGACCACTGGCCGTCTGGAGTTCTCGAAGTTCTGCAATACCTGCCGCAAGCACACGGACCACAAAGAGACGAAGTAA
- the secE gene encoding preprotein translocase subunit SecE yields the protein MAKTVAVAEQTTPGVQQLKNQPERLREFLKEVRSEMRKVWWPGWPEVQSTTVVVIITVFIFAGYFWLVDNIIGRAIEALLHALTAS from the coding sequence ATGGCCAAGACGGTAGCAGTAGCAGAACAGACAACGCCCGGAGTGCAACAGCTTAAGAACCAGCCGGAACGCCTGCGAGAGTTCCTCAAGGAAGTGCGCAGCGAGATGCGCAAGGTCTGGTGGCCGGGATGGCCCGAAGTTCAGTCCACGACGGTCGTGGTCATCATTACCGTCTTTATCTTCGCGGGCTACTTCTGGCTGGTCGATAACATCATCGGCCGCGCGATTGAGGCGCTCCTGCATGCGCTGACCGCAAGCTAG
- the nusG gene encoding transcription termination/antitermination protein NusG produces the protein MREEGTTMAAEEQNPEEQTLAANAGEQASTENSEEQLAPPVNENFKWYIIHAYSGFERKVRESLESRIAAFGLQNKIGRIMIPTEPVTELRNGKKYTIERVFLPGYVLVEMDLDNDLWHVIKNTPRVTGFLGTGDNPVALSEQEVSSILFRSDVSKDKPALKIKFDKGEQVRINEGPFANFTGAVDEVNEDKQTLKVMVSIFGRSTPVEIEFSKVDKVTE, from the coding sequence ATGCGCGAAGAAGGCACAACGATGGCGGCAGAAGAACAGAATCCGGAAGAGCAGACCCTCGCGGCGAACGCCGGCGAGCAGGCATCCACTGAGAATTCGGAGGAACAGCTCGCTCCGCCGGTGAATGAAAACTTCAAGTGGTACATCATCCACGCCTACTCCGGCTTTGAGCGTAAGGTGCGCGAATCGCTGGAGAGCCGCATCGCGGCCTTCGGTCTGCAGAACAAGATCGGCCGCATCATGATTCCGACCGAGCCGGTCACCGAACTTCGCAACGGCAAGAAGTACACCATCGAGCGTGTCTTTCTTCCCGGCTATGTGCTGGTCGAGATGGATCTCGACAACGACCTCTGGCACGTCATCAAGAACACGCCTCGGGTCACGGGCTTCCTTGGCACCGGCGATAACCCGGTGGCGCTCTCCGAGCAGGAGGTCAGCTCCATCCTCTTCCGCTCCGACGTGTCTAAGGACAAGCCTGCGCTGAAGATCAAGTTCGACAAGGGCGAGCAGGTCCGCATCAACGAAGGACCATTCGCCAACTTCACCGGAGCCGTCGACGAGGTCAACGAAGACAAGCAGACGCTCAAGGTCATGGTCAGCATCTTTGGCCGTTCCACCCCGGTCGAGATCGAGTTCTCGAAGGTGGACAAGGTTACGGAATAA
- the rplK gene encoding 50S ribosomal protein L11, with product MAPKKITGYVKLQIMAGKATPAPPVGPALGQAQVNIMEFCKQFNDRTKAPDLAGLTIPVVISVYADRTFSFITKTPPAPVLLLKAAGIEKGSGTPNKEKKGKVTEKQIIAIATQKMPDMNAATVEAAAKTIRGTARSMGIEVIG from the coding sequence ATGGCACCGAAGAAGATTACTGGATACGTCAAGCTTCAGATCATGGCCGGCAAGGCCACCCCGGCACCCCCGGTCGGTCCCGCGCTCGGTCAGGCGCAGGTCAACATCATGGAGTTCTGCAAGCAGTTCAACGACCGCACCAAGGCTCCCGATCTGGCTGGCCTCACGATCCCCGTGGTCATCAGCGTCTACGCCGATCGCACTTTCAGCTTCATCACCAAGACGCCTCCGGCGCCGGTGCTGCTGTTGAAGGCTGCTGGAATCGAGAAGGGCTCGGGCACTCCGAACAAGGAGAAGAAGGGCAAGGTCACCGAGAAGCAGATCATCGCAATCGCCACCCAGAAGATGCCGGACATGAACGCCGCCACGGTTGAGGCAGCCGCCAAGACCATCCGCGGAACCGCTCGCTCGATGGGCATTGAAGTCATCGGCTAA
- a CDS encoding SPL family radical SAM protein codes for MAKIIGSNNEALFPILPQLTGIARLACHAEHADDGHLVEFKSLEVRSILNKSTSKRLRWLAWSINPYRGCEFGCKYCYARYTHEFMELRDPLDFERIIFLKQNAAWLLEQELRRIDPADEIALGTATDPYQPIERRARITRSLLEVFARRQGHRLGIVTKSRLIERDIDLLTEIAKHNKLVLHITITTPDTELARLLEPRAPRPDLRFRAVKRLREAGLRTGILCCPLLPGITDTQEALNEMARRAAEVGANFLAANPLFLKPCSRPTYLSFVREHFPSLQADYAKRFDHADFAAPDYRRKLALMVEQARQLHGLGQRPLDVMPQPVDATRKPPESVGVAVQQRLFA; via the coding sequence ATGGCGAAAATAATCGGGTCGAACAATGAAGCGCTCTTCCCCATCCTGCCGCAGCTGACCGGCATTGCGCGACTCGCCTGTCACGCCGAACATGCTGACGATGGCCATCTGGTCGAGTTCAAGTCTCTCGAAGTCCGCAGCATTCTCAACAAATCCACCTCGAAGCGTCTGCGCTGGCTTGCCTGGAGCATCAACCCTTATCGCGGCTGCGAGTTTGGCTGCAAATATTGTTACGCCCGCTACACGCACGAGTTCATGGAGCTGCGCGATCCGCTCGACTTTGAGCGCATTATCTTCCTCAAGCAAAATGCAGCATGGCTGCTGGAGCAGGAGCTGCGCAGGATCGACCCTGCCGACGAGATCGCCCTCGGCACAGCGACCGATCCCTACCAGCCTATCGAGCGACGTGCGCGGATCACACGTAGCCTGCTCGAGGTTTTTGCTCGTCGCCAGGGCCATCGTCTCGGTATCGTCACCAAGTCGCGTCTGATTGAACGCGACATCGATCTGCTCACGGAGATCGCAAAGCACAACAAGCTTGTGCTCCACATCACCATCACTACACCGGACACGGAGCTGGCGCGGTTGCTGGAGCCACGTGCGCCGCGCCCTGATCTGCGCTTCCGGGCGGTCAAACGGCTGCGCGAGGCGGGGCTACGCACCGGCATCCTCTGCTGTCCGCTGTTGCCAGGAATTACCGATACACAGGAAGCCCTCAATGAGATGGCTCGTCGAGCGGCGGAGGTTGGCGCCAACTTTCTGGCTGCCAATCCCCTCTTCCTCAAGCCGTGCTCACGTCCTACTTACCTGAGCTTCGTTCGTGAGCACTTCCCTTCGCTACAGGCTGACTACGCCAAGCGCTTCGACCACGCCGACTTCGCCGCGCCGGACTATCGTCGAAAGCTGGCTCTGATGGTCGAGCAGGCGCGTCAGCTGCATGGCCTTGGGCAACGTCCGCTGGATGTGATGCCGCAACCAGTGGATGCTACCCGCAAACCTCCGGAGAGCGTGGGTGTTGCCGTTCAGCAGAGACTTTTTGCCTGA
- a CDS encoding glucoamylase family protein, whose product MRVDDNEERDRQIRRMIGQYGNKSSRRSLLRQMAGVSLGLPLAHALPLLGQQAAQQQAQQAAPQKVSGPHKTPAPPPAPSALSPEDDQLLDEIERASFLYFWEQANPQTGLIKDRANTRTKDTSIVASMAATGFGLTAICIADQRGFIPHNEARLRVVNTLLFIWKKLPTHRGFFYHFANINTGERIWDSEVSSVDTAILLCGILTCRQHFNDRGVNGLSDAIFNRVDWTWLSEDTTLLPMGWTPEIGFLPYKWDYYSELMMIYLLGMGSSAHPLNPQAWTAWKRTTFEYDGLRYIGSFAPLFVHQYSQAWFDFRRKKDNYADYFQNSAIATDVHRRFCIELNKIFPDYSNDLWGITASDSEKGYVIWGGPPAMGPIDGTVVPAAAGGSLPFLPDATMRVIRNIRKNYPQAWCRYGFVDAFNPLKKWYDTDVVGIDTGITLLMAENARSAFIWETFMKNPEAQHGMTKAGFKEYQPTVG is encoded by the coding sequence ATGCGTGTGGATGATAACGAAGAAAGAGACCGGCAGATTCGCCGGATGATCGGGCAATACGGGAATAAGAGCTCGCGGCGCAGCCTGCTCCGCCAGATGGCGGGGGTTTCGCTTGGATTGCCGCTCGCGCACGCACTCCCTCTGCTGGGACAGCAGGCGGCCCAGCAGCAAGCCCAACAGGCCGCCCCACAAAAGGTCTCCGGACCGCATAAGACTCCGGCGCCTCCACCCGCGCCGAGCGCGCTTTCTCCTGAGGACGACCAGCTTCTCGACGAGATCGAGCGCGCCAGCTTTCTCTACTTCTGGGAGCAGGCCAACCCGCAGACCGGCCTGATCAAAGACCGCGCCAACACGCGCACCAAAGACACAAGCATCGTGGCCAGCATGGCAGCCACCGGCTTTGGCCTTACCGCCATCTGCATCGCGGACCAGCGCGGCTTCATTCCGCATAACGAGGCCCGCCTGCGCGTGGTCAATACGCTGCTCTTCATCTGGAAGAAGCTGCCGACGCATCGGGGCTTCTTCTATCACTTCGCCAACATCAATACGGGCGAGAGGATCTGGGACTCGGAGGTCTCGTCGGTCGATACGGCCATCCTGCTCTGCGGCATTCTCACTTGTCGTCAACACTTCAACGACCGTGGGGTGAACGGCCTGTCGGACGCCATATTCAATCGTGTCGACTGGACGTGGCTCTCGGAAGACACGACGCTGCTGCCGATGGGTTGGACGCCAGAGATCGGCTTTCTGCCCTACAAGTGGGACTACTACAGCGAGCTGATGATGATCTATCTGCTGGGGATGGGGTCGTCGGCGCATCCGCTGAATCCGCAGGCGTGGACGGCGTGGAAGCGCACCACCTTTGAGTACGACGGTCTGCGCTACATCGGCTCGTTCGCTCCGCTGTTTGTGCATCAGTATTCGCAGGCCTGGTTCGATTTTCGCCGCAAGAAGGACAACTACGCCGACTACTTCCAGAACTCGGCCATCGCCACCGATGTGCACCGCCGTTTCTGCATCGAACTGAACAAGATATTTCCCGATTACAGCAACGATCTGTGGGGCATCACTGCCTCGGACTCCGAAAAAGGCTATGTCATCTGGGGCGGACCACCGGCGATGGGACCGATCGACGGCACTGTCGTGCCCGCCGCGGCGGGTGGCTCGCTGCCGTTTCTGCCCGACGCGACCATGCGCGTCATCCGAAACATCAGAAAGAACTATCCGCAGGCGTGGTGCCGCTACGGCTTCGTCGATGCCTTCAATCCCCTGAAGAAGTGGTACGACACCGACGTTGTCGGCATCGACACCGGAATCACGCTACTGATGGCCGAGAACGCCCGCAGCGCGTTTATATGGGAGACCTTCATGAAGAACCCGGAGGCACAGCACGGAATGACCAAGGCCGGATTCAAGGAGTATCAACCTACGGTCGGCTGA
- a CDS encoding carboxypeptidase regulatory-like domain-containing protein, which yields MKGKTLAWTMIAVVVALAAMFLVRLHVHRPPSIRRSIPIEGAVIRRDADTRKELPIENVTVTASDGVVSATTQSDAAGYFKLDLQRQVWSGQPIVVHFRHPDYEPYDLNLQAGRLVIDESLHVVAMVPLPESPKGAPGAKESVVSNIRVRYTINSRTQSNVGSAVKTFQVVNQGNVPCVKHQLCSPDKKWKASRGSATLDAGQDNTFGNVRASCIAGPCPFTKIDDSGFKNGGRYITVSAIDWSNTATFLLEAEVFHTAISSNVRESYPVIFGRALNFTLPPTQEGVSLEGEIDGAPMVFPLGPDLYLSWATCTARTSQGSDQTTVYRCELKPGYRF from the coding sequence ATGAAGGGTAAAACTCTTGCCTGGACGATGATCGCAGTGGTGGTGGCCCTTGCGGCTATGTTTTTGGTGCGCCTGCATGTGCATCGCCCGCCCTCGATCCGCAGATCGATTCCGATCGAAGGCGCGGTGATACGCCGTGACGCCGACACCAGAAAAGAGCTGCCGATCGAGAACGTCACCGTCACCGCATCCGATGGCGTGGTCAGCGCAACGACGCAGTCCGATGCGGCAGGCTACTTCAAGCTCGACCTGCAGCGGCAGGTGTGGTCCGGACAGCCCATCGTCGTCCACTTCCGCCACCCGGACTACGAGCCATACGATCTGAACCTGCAGGCAGGCAGGCTGGTGATCGACGAGAGCCTGCATGTCGTCGCCATGGTTCCACTGCCCGAGTCGCCCAAAGGTGCCCCCGGTGCCAAGGAGTCCGTAGTCTCGAATATCCGCGTGCGATACACCATCAACTCGCGCACGCAGTCCAACGTCGGCAGCGCGGTCAAAACCTTCCAGGTCGTCAACCAGGGAAACGTCCCTTGCGTGAAGCACCAGCTCTGCTCGCCCGACAAGAAGTGGAAGGCGTCACGCGGCTCAGCAACCCTCGATGCCGGACAGGACAATACCTTCGGCAACGTTCGTGCCTCGTGCATCGCCGGGCCATGCCCCTTTACCAAAATTGACGACAGCGGCTTCAAGAACGGCGGTCGCTACATCACCGTCTCCGCAATCGACTGGTCGAACACGGCGACGTTTCTTCTTGAGGCCGAGGTCTTTCACACCGCCATCAGCTCCAACGTGCGCGAGTCCTACCCCGTCATCTTCGGTCGCGCGCTCAACTTTACACTGCCGCCTACGCAAGAGGGCGTAAGCCTCGAGGGCGAGATCGACGGCGCTCCCATGGTCTTCCCCCTCGGGCCTGACCTCTATCTGAGCTGGGCCACCTGCACGGCGCGCACCAGCCAGGGAAGCGACCAGACCACGGTCTACCGCTGCGAACTCAAACCCGGCTACCGCTTCTAA
- a CDS encoding 2-dehydropantoate 2-reductase has protein sequence MARIAIIGVGAIGAIIASLLQQAGHELVLCVRRPLAELTVETPDGPVAVRATIVTDPAKIAAVDWVIVATKAYDAASAAKWLKQLRADGAPVAVLQNGVEHRERFAPYVPMDSILPVIVDCPAERQSPERVRQRGIMHLKAPEGELGRAFIHLFAGTAADAVEVSDFITVAWRKLCHNAAGVLPALLLQPSGVLHDEAIGETALQIVRECIAVGRAEGATLDNDVAEAVLQAYRAAPADGINSLHADRLAHRPMEIDARNGVIVRLGKKHGIATPCNQMAVALLERMAKAKD, from the coding sequence GTGGCTCGAATAGCGATCATCGGAGTAGGGGCAATCGGTGCGATCATTGCCTCGTTGCTGCAGCAGGCAGGACACGAGCTGGTGCTGTGCGTGCGCCGTCCGCTGGCAGAGTTGACGGTAGAGACACCTGACGGCCCGGTAGCTGTGCGCGCAACGATAGTCACCGATCCCGCAAAAATAGCCGCTGTCGACTGGGTCATCGTTGCCACCAAAGCCTACGACGCAGCTAGCGCAGCAAAGTGGCTGAAGCAGCTTCGTGCAGACGGCGCTCCGGTAGCAGTTCTGCAGAACGGCGTGGAGCATCGCGAGCGGTTCGCCCCCTACGTGCCGATGGACTCAATTCTGCCCGTCATTGTGGATTGCCCAGCCGAGCGTCAGTCTCCGGAGCGCGTTCGTCAGCGCGGCATAATGCACCTCAAGGCTCCCGAGGGCGAGTTAGGTCGAGCCTTCATCCATCTGTTTGCCGGAACCGCGGCAGACGCCGTCGAGGTATCGGACTTCATCACGGTCGCATGGCGCAAGCTGTGCCACAACGCCGCCGGTGTGCTGCCCGCGCTGCTGTTGCAGCCATCGGGAGTCCTGCACGACGAGGCCATCGGCGAAACCGCACTACAGATCGTCCGTGAGTGCATCGCCGTAGGCCGCGCCGAAGGAGCAACATTGGACAATGATGTCGCCGAAGCAGTGCTGCAAGCCTATCGCGCTGCTCCCGCCGACGGCATCAACTCCCTGCACGCCGACCGCCTCGCACACAGGCCGATGGAGATCGACGCCCGCAACGGCGTGATCGTGCGCTTAGGCAAAAAACACGGAATCGCCACTCCCTGCAACCAGATGGCAGTTGCGCTATTGGAGCGGATGGCCAAAGCAAAGGACTAG
- a CDS encoding TetR/AcrR family transcriptional regulator translates to MPISDCEVRDPRIRRTRQLLQGALRELMLTHSFDEISVQDITDTATVNRATFYDHYTDKFALLDAMVGGGFHKLLHERNISFDGTCPSAAASIILATCDYLTQSHGDRACTKQNAFEPLMESAMTAAIRRVVINGMNKNGRSGASAEMIATTASWAIYGAVKQWFYTPDHVAAEEIVGRILQLVMPILEADRMVEPPDAAITAHA, encoded by the coding sequence ATGCCGATTTCAGACTGTGAAGTTCGCGATCCCCGCATCCGCCGCACCCGGCAGCTCCTTCAGGGAGCGCTGCGCGAGCTGATGCTGACACACAGCTTCGACGAAATTTCGGTCCAGGACATTACCGATACGGCGACGGTAAACCGCGCCACCTTCTACGACCACTACACCGACAAGTTCGCTCTGCTCGACGCGATGGTGGGGGGTGGGTTCCACAAGCTGCTGCATGAGCGCAACATCAGCTTCGACGGCACATGCCCCAGCGCCGCGGCTTCAATCATTCTGGCCACGTGCGACTATCTGACCCAATCGCACGGCGACCGGGCGTGTACGAAACAAAATGCCTTTGAGCCGCTGATGGAGTCGGCTATGACTGCGGCCATTCGCCGGGTTGTCATCAACGGGATGAATAAGAATGGCAGGTCCGGCGCCTCAGCAGAGATGATTGCGACGACTGCGAGCTGGGCGATCTATGGCGCGGTCAAGCAATGGTTTTATACCCCCGACCATGTGGCTGCCGAAGAGATCGTCGGCCGTATTTTGCAGCTTGTGATGCCGATTCTGGAGGCTGACCGTATGGTGGAGCCACCTGATGCAGCGATTACGGCCCATGCCTGA
- a CDS encoding FMN-dependent NADH-azoreductase, translating into MPTLLHLDSSPLESSISRELTREFVKTWKAAHPDGAVIERDLAANPAAPINAAWVGSAFTPEAARTPEQAAALATSEQLIAELEVADEYVIGVAMHNFSVPSVLKLWIDQVARLGRTFSYGETGPQGLLKGKKATIIVASGGFYEVGTPAGAMNFVEPYLKAVLGFLGITDVKFVTASGASQLMRGTVDRATFLQPVLEQVRTVAA; encoded by the coding sequence ATGCCCACTCTTCTGCATCTGGATTCAAGTCCGCTGGAAAGCTCTATCAGCCGCGAATTGACGCGCGAGTTCGTCAAGACCTGGAAGGCCGCCCACCCCGATGGTGCTGTGATCGAGCGCGATCTGGCAGCAAACCCGGCAGCGCCGATCAATGCCGCGTGGGTTGGCAGCGCCTTTACCCCCGAAGCTGCCCGAACCCCGGAGCAGGCTGCAGCCCTCGCGACCTCCGAGCAGTTGATCGCCGAACTCGAAGTTGCCGACGAGTACGTCATTGGCGTGGCCATGCATAACTTCAGCGTTCCCTCCGTGTTGAAGCTCTGGATCGACCAGGTAGCCCGTCTCGGACGCACCTTTTCTTACGGCGAAACCGGCCCACAGGGACTGCTTAAGGGCAAGAAGGCAACCATCATCGTTGCAAGCGGAGGGTTCTACGAGGTAGGAACGCCAGCCGGAGCCATGAACTTCGTCGAGCCTTATCTGAAGGCCGTTCTGGGCTTTCTCGGAATTACCGATGTGAAGTTCGTGACCGCCAGCGGTGCATCCCAGCTCATGCGCGGAACCGTGGATCGTGCAACCTTCCTGCAACCAGTCCTCGAACAAGTAAGAACGGTAGCGGCATAA
- a CDS encoding sugar O-acetyltransferase produces MSNEGGVRTIHRRTPESAAMLANVKRAMSITAALNRLTFNDADEVRALFSELIGKKVDESFLLIPPFYTAGGDEIRVGRNVFVNQNCTFYDLGGLDIGDDVMIGPNVSLITASHPLEPSERRAVTIGRPIVIERNVWIAAGATIIGGVTVGENSVVAAGSVVTRDVPPNTLVGGNPARVIRSIGD; encoded by the coding sequence ATGTCGAATGAGGGCGGCGTCAGGACTATTCACAGAAGGACGCCGGAGTCAGCGGCTATGCTGGCGAATGTCAAGCGAGCGATGTCCATCACTGCCGCGCTGAACCGCCTGACCTTCAACGATGCGGACGAGGTTCGGGCGTTGTTCAGCGAACTTATTGGCAAAAAAGTGGATGAGAGCTTTTTGCTGATTCCGCCGTTTTACACCGCCGGAGGGGACGAGATCCGCGTTGGGCGGAATGTCTTTGTCAATCAGAACTGCACCTTCTATGACCTTGGCGGGCTCGACATCGGGGACGATGTGATGATCGGGCCGAACGTGAGCCTCATCACGGCGAGCCATCCGCTGGAACCTTCGGAGCGGCGCGCTGTCACCATTGGAAGGCCGATTGTGATTGAGAGAAACGTCTGGATCGCAGCCGGTGCAACGATTATCGGCGGAGTGACGGTAGGAGAAAACTCGGTTGTGGCGGCAGGTTCGGTCGTCACCAGGGACGTTCCTCCGAATACCCTGGTCGGAGGAAATCCGGCACGGGTCATTCGTTCGATTGGTGACTGA
- the rplA gene encoding 50S ribosomal protein L1, with the protein MARKISKNLAKARALVEPRPYVLADAVPLLQKAKYAKFDETVDLTMRLGVDPRHADQMVRGTVVLPHGLGTTKVVAVIASGDKVRDAEAAGAEFFGGEELVEKIQKEGWTAFDALIATPDMMKSVGRLGKVLGPKGLMPNPKTGTVTTDVAAAVKEIKAGKVEFRTDKTALVHVPVGKLSFDSQKLVDNAMTVISSVVKAKPSAAKGKYIKGVTLSSTMGPGIQLDFAAAEAAGKA; encoded by the coding sequence ATGGCAAGGAAGATCTCTAAGAATTTGGCGAAGGCGCGCGCGCTCGTTGAGCCCCGTCCTTACGTTCTGGCGGACGCAGTTCCGCTCCTGCAAAAGGCAAAGTATGCGAAGTTCGACGAGACCGTCGATCTGACGATGCGTCTCGGCGTCGATCCCCGGCACGCCGACCAGATGGTTCGCGGCACAGTGGTTCTGCCGCACGGCCTCGGAACGACCAAGGTTGTCGCCGTTATCGCCTCGGGCGATAAGGTTCGCGATGCGGAGGCTGCCGGTGCCGAGTTCTTCGGCGGCGAAGAGCTGGTCGAGAAGATTCAGAAAGAAGGCTGGACGGCCTTCGATGCCCTGATCGCCACGCCGGACATGATGAAGTCCGTTGGCCGTCTCGGTAAGGTGCTCGGTCCCAAGGGCCTGATGCCGAACCCGAAGACCGGAACGGTCACCACCGACGTTGCGGCTGCGGTCAAAGAGATCAAGGCCGGTAAGGTCGAGTTCCGCACCGACAAGACTGCTCTGGTTCACGTTCCCGTGGGCAAGCTTTCGTTCGATTCGCAGAAGCTGGTCGACAACGCAATGACGGTCATCTCGAGCGTGGTCAAGGCCAAGCCTTCGGCTGCCAAGGGCAAGTACATCAAGGGTGTCACGCTCAGCTCGACGATGGGCCCTGGCATTCAGCTCGACTTCGCCGCTGCTGAGGCAGCCGGCAAGGCCTAG
- the rplJ gene encoding 50S ribosomal protein L10, protein MALTRAVKTDKVKKLASELESSTSAIIGTFTGLTASKDFELRKAVRGAGGSYHVVKNKLAARAAEGTKIEAALKGLKGVSSVAYTSGDPVALAKALSTWVKDNAEFTFKLGIIDGKVIDVREIGELATMPGKEELFSKLLFLIQSPAQRLATVINATGRDLAVVINQGVEKGKFAGSAAPAAEAPKAEAPATEPEAEKVAEAHVVESAAGEQPSGAEQPENSTASQGGEAASTDPVEG, encoded by the coding sequence ATGGCATTGACCAGAGCAGTAAAGACGGACAAGGTTAAGAAGCTGGCGAGCGAGCTCGAAAGCTCTACCTCCGCAATTATCGGCACATTTACAGGCCTCACCGCGTCGAAGGACTTCGAGCTGCGCAAGGCAGTTCGAGGCGCAGGCGGAAGCTATCACGTCGTCAAGAACAAGCTGGCCGCACGCGCAGCTGAAGGAACCAAGATTGAGGCCGCGTTGAAGGGCCTTAAGGGCGTCTCCTCGGTGGCTTACACCTCGGGCGATCCTGTGGCGCTGGCGAAGGCCCTCTCCACATGGGTCAAAGACAACGCCGAGTTCACCTTCAAGCTGGGCATCATCGACGGCAAGGTGATCGACGTTCGCGAGATTGGCGAACTGGCGACCATGCCGGGCAAGGAGGAGCTCTTCTCGAAGCTACTCTTCCTCATTCAGTCCCCCGCGCAGCGTTTGGCCACGGTCATCAACGCCACCGGCCGCGATCTGGCTGTCGTCATCAACCAGGGCGTCGAGAAGGGCAAGTTTGCCGGATCGGCAGCTCCCGCGGCAGAAGCGCCGAAGGCTGAAGCTCCCGCAACAGAGCCCGAGGCCGAGAAGGTCGCCGAGGCGCACGTAGTTGAGTCGGCGGCGGGCGAGCAGCCCTCCGGCGCAGAGCAGCCCGAGAACTCCACCGCATCGCAGGGTGGGGAAGCGGCGAGCACGGACCCCGTCGAAGGATAA
- the rplL gene encoding 50S ribosomal protein L7/L12, which yields MADIQQLEDSIVSLSLLEASALVKKLEERLGVSAAAAVAAPAAGGGAAAAAPAEEKTEFTVILKDAGANKINTIKAVREVTALGLKEAKDLVDGAPKPLKENVSKEDAAAIAKKFEGVATVEIK from the coding sequence ATGGCAGACATCCAGCAGTTGGAAGATTCAATCGTTAGCCTCAGCCTTCTCGAGGCTTCGGCCCTGGTCAAGAAGCTCGAAGAGCGCCTTGGCGTCTCGGCAGCAGCAGCAGTTGCAGCCCCGGCAGCAGGCGGCGGCGCAGCAGCAGCGGCACCGGCCGAAGAGAAGACCGAGTTCACCGTTATCCTGAAGGATGCCGGCGCGAACAAGATCAACACCATCAAGGCTGTACGCGAAGTCACCGCTCTTGGCCTCAAGGAAGCCAAGGATCTGGTCGACGGCGCTCCCAAGCCCTTGAAGGAGAACGTTTCGAAGGAAGATGCAGCCGCCATCGCGAAGAAGTTTGAAGGCGTTGCAACCGTCGAAATCAAGTAA